The following proteins are encoded in a genomic region of Thermococcus pacificus:
- a CDS encoding aminotransferase class V-fold PLP-dependent enzyme gives MRRSLFPALRKFRTYLNTAGLGLMPASALQRTNELLTDVIGFEGEVNSVDYMNPTFLEPTLREAAKLMRVSVENVSLSIQTTEGLRRLLFSMEPRKGQNVVSLDTEFPTTPALLKSYSERFGLELRVVKNENGLHPLETIERAIDDNTLALVLSSVNWVTGERINLRELSKVAHEHGAWLIIDAVQHLGSLRLYPEREGVDALAAGGEKWLLSPDTGAGLIYASDEFLEEAKPITGLLSMEPPTGDWGSWWGLPDKDPWGELKISRGTRKLDFGGGPPYIIAAAFRASLELINEIGIEEIERHNLKLAERVMEEALSAGLGVFGGNSAIVTVKTGMGYEAEEEVYRRLSERGIAVSHRGVLGHHGIRVSPHLYNTMEDVELFLEELFGTMGG, from the coding sequence ATGAGAAGAAGCCTGTTTCCAGCGCTGAGAAAGTTCAGGACCTACCTGAACACCGCGGGCCTCGGTCTCATGCCAGCAAGCGCCCTCCAGAGGACCAATGAGCTTCTAACGGATGTCATCGGGTTCGAGGGCGAGGTCAATTCAGTGGACTATATGAACCCGACTTTCCTCGAGCCAACGCTCAGGGAAGCGGCGAAGCTCATGAGGGTCAGCGTAGAGAACGTAAGCCTCTCAATCCAGACCACAGAGGGACTTAGGAGACTCCTCTTCTCGATGGAGCCGCGGAAGGGACAGAACGTAGTCTCGCTTGACACAGAGTTCCCAACGACACCGGCGCTCCTGAAGAGCTATTCCGAGAGGTTCGGCCTAGAACTCAGGGTGGTCAAGAACGAAAACGGCCTCCACCCGTTGGAGACCATCGAAAGGGCTATAGACGACAACACCCTCGCCCTAGTCCTCAGCAGCGTCAATTGGGTCACCGGCGAGAGAATCAATCTGCGGGAGCTCTCCAAAGTTGCCCACGAACACGGGGCATGGCTTATTATTGATGCCGTCCAGCATCTCGGCTCCCTGCGGCTCTATCCGGAGAGGGAAGGGGTGGATGCTCTCGCAGCCGGCGGGGAAAAGTGGCTCCTGAGCCCGGACACCGGGGCGGGACTGATCTACGCCTCAGATGAGTTCTTAGAGGAGGCAAAGCCCATAACAGGCCTTCTCAGCATGGAGCCTCCAACCGGGGACTGGGGAAGCTGGTGGGGGCTGCCGGACAAGGACCCATGGGGCGAGCTGAAGATTTCCAGAGGCACCAGAAAGCTTGATTTCGGTGGCGGGCCGCCGTATATTATTGCCGCGGCCTTCAGGGCCTCACTGGAGCTGATAAATGAGATAGGAATTGAGGAGATAGAGCGCCACAACCTGAAGCTCGCGGAGAGGGTAATGGAGGAGGCTCTGAGCGCGGGGCTCGGGGTTTTTGGCGGAAACTCCGCGATAGTGACCGTAAAGACTGGCATGGGCTACGAAGCAGAGGAAGAAGTATACAGAAGGCTCTCCGAGAGAGGAATCGCAGTCAGTCACCGCGGCGTCTTAGGGCACCATGGCATAAGGGTCTCGCCGCACCTCTACAACACAATGGAGGACGTTGAACTGTTCCTGGAGGAGCTGTTCGGGACCATGGGAGGCTGA
- a CDS encoding asparagine synthetase A, whose protein sequence is MNALQIVSRKIEPVLNIQTKVIDYMTRYMVSRGFKWMLPVMLSSITDPLWPDPAAEDALKPPEVEVYGSRLRLTHSMILHKQMAIAMGIDRLFILSPNVRLEGRDADDGRHAYEFTQLDFEIAYASMDDIMSLIEGLISGLFKEARSWGLEREIPKVRPPFRRFTLEEIKEEFGSEDEASRLMDEPFWITDIEREFYDREDPERPGHFRNYDLYLPEGYGEVSSGGEREWEYEKILARIRSSGLSEESFRPYLEVAKAGLLRPSAGAGIGVERLVRYMVGAKHIAEVQPFPRVPGVPAVI, encoded by the coding sequence ATGAACGCCCTTCAAATCGTAAGCAGAAAAATTGAACCTGTACTCAACATACAGACGAAGGTTATTGACTATATGACGAGATACATGGTAAGCAGGGGCTTCAAGTGGATGCTCCCCGTGATGCTCAGCTCAATAACAGATCCCCTATGGCCGGACCCCGCGGCGGAGGATGCCCTGAAGCCGCCCGAGGTCGAGGTCTACGGCTCCAGACTGCGGCTGACCCACAGCATGATACTCCACAAGCAAATGGCAATCGCGATGGGGATAGATAGGCTCTTCATCCTCTCGCCGAACGTGAGGCTCGAGGGAAGGGATGCAGACGACGGCAGGCACGCCTACGAGTTCACACAGCTCGACTTCGAAATCGCCTACGCGAGCATGGACGACATTATGAGCCTCATCGAGGGGCTCATCAGCGGACTCTTCAAGGAGGCCAGGAGCTGGGGACTCGAACGCGAGATCCCCAAGGTAAGGCCGCCCTTCAGGCGCTTCACACTGGAGGAGATAAAAGAGGAGTTCGGGAGTGAGGACGAGGCCAGCAGGCTCATGGATGAGCCCTTCTGGATAACGGACATTGAAAGGGAGTTCTACGACAGGGAAGACCCTGAAAGACCCGGCCACTTCAGGAACTACGACCTTTACCTTCCTGAGGGCTACGGCGAGGTTTCAAGCGGGGGAGAAAGGGAGTGGGAGTACGAGAAGATACTTGCGAGGATACGCTCCTCTGGGTTGAGCGAAGAGTCGTTCAGGCCTTACCTCGAGGTTGCAAAGGCCGGCCTGCTGAGGCCCAGCGCAGGAGCAGGAATCGGTGTCGAGCGATTAGTCCGCTACATGGTCGGGGCAAAGCACATAGCGGAAGTTCAGCCCTTCCCGAGGGTTCCTGGCGTTCCAGCAGTGATTTGA
- a CDS encoding P-loop NTPase family protein, whose protein sequence is MGVYIFTPEDLVRYGSATQEQLEVLKEAILAKKDVLIVGSSRSGKTKLVEALMHFIPDDKKVAVITAYGEFKPFKHHVVVIDTQFDSQPLEKRTAEVISKIKAINPDYVVIDTLHTIDVARVFRELIDDYAFIVTSLALTDDIKSEVKHWLRIDDETFDKFDMVVELKRDWRTGIKGINKIYEVKNGELKLLL, encoded by the coding sequence ATGGGAGTCTACATATTCACGCCGGAAGACCTCGTCCGCTATGGCTCCGCAACGCAAGAGCAGCTTGAGGTTCTTAAAGAGGCAATCTTGGCCAAAAAGGACGTTCTCATCGTCGGTTCCAGCCGCTCCGGAAAGACGAAGCTCGTCGAGGCCTTGATGCATTTCATTCCAGATGACAAGAAGGTGGCGGTAATTACGGCCTACGGCGAGTTCAAGCCATTCAAACACCACGTGGTCGTCATAGACACCCAGTTCGACAGCCAGCCGCTCGAAAAGCGCACTGCCGAGGTGATATCCAAAATAAAGGCCATAAACCCGGATTACGTTGTCATCGATACGCTCCACACGATAGACGTCGCCAGGGTCTTCCGGGAGCTTATAGACGACTACGCCTTCATAGTGACATCTCTCGCGCTCACCGATGACATAAAAAGCGAGGTGAAGCACTGGCTCCGCATCGATGATGAAACCTTTGACAAGTTCGACATGGTCGTGGAACTCAAGAGGGACTGGAGGACAGGAATAAAGGGGATAAACAAAATTTACGAAGTGAAGAACGGGGAGCTGAAGCTCCTGCTCTGA
- a CDS encoding pyridoxal-phosphate-dependent aminotransferase family protein, with protein MELRFDMQYEDAYREVYEMVKPKYKLFTAGPVACFPEVLAIMSVQMFSHRSAEAKEVHVDTLNRLKAFLEADKGEIILFPSSGTGFMEAAVRNTVPRGGKVLVTVIGAFGKRFAEVVEANGRKAVVFEKEPGQAVKPEELDDALRKNPDVHAVTITYNETSTGVLNPLPELAKVVHEHDKLLFVDAVSAMGGADIRFDEWGLDMIFASSQKAFGVPPGLAVAAVSERVFEIAEKMPERGWYFDLPLYKKFNEKKKGTPSTPPLPQIFGLNVVLRIVEKMGGKEKWLGMYRKRSEMIRNGVKEMGLGILAEPGYESPTITAVVVPEGMKGVDVYNAMRERGFELAKGYGSVAEKTFRIGNMGYMTFEDIEEMLDNLREVIEELKKK; from the coding sequence ATGGAGCTGAGGTTCGACATGCAGTACGAGGACGCTTACAGGGAAGTTTACGAGATGGTGAAGCCCAAATACAAGCTCTTTACCGCTGGTCCCGTCGCCTGCTTCCCAGAGGTTCTCGCGATAATGAGCGTCCAGATGTTCAGCCACCGCTCGGCCGAGGCCAAGGAAGTTCACGTTGATACTCTCAACAGGCTCAAGGCATTCCTCGAGGCCGATAAGGGCGAGATAATCCTCTTCCCGAGTTCTGGAACCGGCTTCATGGAAGCAGCTGTTAGAAACACCGTCCCGCGCGGCGGAAAGGTTCTTGTCACCGTCATAGGTGCCTTCGGAAAGCGCTTTGCAGAGGTCGTTGAGGCCAACGGCAGAAAGGCCGTTGTCTTCGAGAAGGAACCAGGACAGGCAGTTAAGCCGGAGGAGCTCGACGACGCCCTCAGAAAGAACCCCGATGTCCACGCGGTGACGATAACCTACAACGAGACTTCAACGGGTGTCCTCAACCCGCTCCCCGAGCTGGCAAAGGTTGTCCACGAGCACGACAAGCTCCTCTTCGTTGATGCCGTCTCTGCTATGGGCGGCGCCGACATAAGGTTCGACGAGTGGGGCCTCGACATGATATTCGCGAGCAGTCAGAAGGCCTTTGGTGTTCCACCGGGATTGGCGGTTGCGGCAGTAAGCGAGCGCGTCTTTGAGATAGCCGAGAAGATGCCGGAGCGCGGCTGGTACTTTGATCTCCCCCTCTACAAGAAGTTCAACGAGAAGAAGAAGGGAACACCCTCAACCCCGCCGCTTCCGCAGATATTCGGCCTCAACGTCGTGTTGAGGATAGTCGAGAAGATGGGCGGAAAGGAGAAATGGCTCGGAATGTACAGGAAGAGGAGCGAGATGATAAGGAACGGAGTAAAGGAGATGGGCCTTGGAATTTTGGCAGAACCTGGCTACGAGAGCCCGACCATCACCGCCGTTGTCGTCCCCGAGGGAATGAAGGGTGTTGACGTTTACAACGCAATGCGCGAGCGCGGCTTCGAGCTGGCTAAGGGTTACGGAAGCGTCGCCGAGAAGACCTTCAGGATTGGAAACATGGGATACATGACCTTTGAGGACATAGAAGAGATGCTTGACAACCTTAGAGAAGTCATAGAAGAACTGAAGAAGAAGTGA
- a CDS encoding MFS transporter encodes MERRRLAGIILLIISAFTGTIAFRLATPAIAFYTRDILKASMLSVSIVSMSFVLARAFSSVLGGLMLERGKKLVYVGALAMMGNALSVQLYPLTSTWVQVAGIKLLNGFLNGLSWPMAQFVIAVATPNEIRARVTSVYFFFGSIASLLGNYVYAYTIDLGLGGQMWISSAFFVLTGLIMVASYALLYGRITPKRKKTPDGEKPSLDPRRILIIASLMAVIVAFTSGEITYVYVSEALGMDKATTATLVGWAGFLSAMLSYGISWLADVRSERRMVVLTSIMAAVSPLLAAVKTAPTVFLGIFLALFAFQSFRPISRKVLVSYHRSSLAIGGVNGVQNLSTFLGGMLFGFAYFLGELRGVLTLNLALLAFTPVSLLLLWEAVKLKGGVE; translated from the coding sequence ATGGAACGGCGACGCCTTGCTGGAATCATCCTGCTGATTATCTCCGCTTTCACCGGCACGATAGCCTTTCGCCTCGCCACCCCAGCGATAGCGTTCTACACCCGTGATATTCTCAAAGCAAGCATGCTGTCCGTTTCAATTGTATCAATGTCCTTTGTCCTCGCTAGGGCTTTCTCCTCGGTTCTCGGCGGTTTGATGCTTGAGAGGGGTAAAAAGCTTGTTTACGTTGGTGCCCTCGCGATGATGGGTAACGCCCTGTCCGTTCAGCTCTACCCACTCACCTCTACATGGGTCCAGGTTGCTGGGATAAAGCTCCTCAACGGCTTCCTCAACGGTCTGAGCTGGCCGATGGCCCAGTTCGTCATAGCCGTGGCGACGCCCAACGAGATAAGGGCGAGGGTGACCTCGGTTTACTTCTTCTTCGGGAGCATAGCCTCGCTCCTCGGGAACTACGTCTACGCTTACACGATAGACCTCGGGTTGGGTGGCCAGATGTGGATTTCCTCGGCCTTCTTCGTCTTAACGGGCCTGATAATGGTGGCCAGCTACGCCCTCCTCTACGGGAGAATAACGCCCAAACGGAAGAAAACCCCTGACGGCGAAAAGCCGAGCCTCGACCCGAGGAGGATTTTGATAATAGCCTCCCTGATGGCGGTCATAGTCGCCTTTACCTCGGGGGAGATAACCTACGTCTACGTCTCCGAGGCTCTGGGAATGGACAAGGCAACGACCGCAACGCTCGTAGGCTGGGCCGGTTTTCTTTCCGCCATGCTGAGCTACGGCATCTCGTGGCTCGCCGACGTGAGGAGCGAGAGAAGGATGGTCGTTCTGACTTCTATCATGGCTGCGGTTTCCCCGCTTCTTGCCGCGGTGAAGACTGCCCCGACGGTCTTCCTTGGGATATTCCTTGCCCTCTTCGCCTTCCAGAGCTTTCGCCCGATTTCGAGGAAGGTTTTGGTAAGCTACCACCGCTCCTCTCTCGCGATAGGGGGCGTCAACGGGGTGCAGAACCTGTCCACCTTTCTCGGAGGAATGCTCTTTGGCTTCGCCTACTTTCTGGGGGAGCTTCGGGGAGTCCTAACGCTCAACCTCGCCCTTCTGGCCTTCACACCAGTCTCCCTCCTGCTCCTCTGGGAGGCCGTTAAGCTTAAAGGTGGAGTGGAGTAG